The Methylacidimicrobium sp. B4 genome contains a region encoding:
- a CDS encoding electron transfer flavoprotein subunit alpha/FixB family protein: MSEAEGKPAEKKGAARRKVTLDPRLAQYRGVWVFVERDARGVHPVSWELLGAARRLADQLGTGVGAVVAGAPSEALDADSRDAIAYGADQIFAVAHPVLAGYRNEPYTRVLCELVKNHKPEILLLGATSLGRDLASSVATALETGLTADCTELAIDRESRALAATRPTFGGNLLCTILTLNYRPQMATVRPRVLPLPAKDGRRSGEIRKEKIDLCEEEILTKLVDYLPHAGGDQVDLALAEVIVAGGKGLQKAGNFALLEELARALGGEVGATRAAVQAGWVDPHRQIGQTGKTVRPKLYIAAGISGAIQHRVGMDSSDLIVAINTDPNAPIFEVAHYGIVGDAIALLPLLTRTLRGEAAAGTTIPTGASASL, translated from the coding sequence ATGAGCGAAGCCGAGGGCAAGCCCGCGGAGAAGAAGGGAGCCGCCCGGAGGAAGGTGACGCTCGACCCGCGGCTGGCGCAGTATCGTGGTGTCTGGGTCTTCGTCGAGCGCGATGCCCGGGGAGTCCATCCGGTCTCCTGGGAGCTTCTGGGCGCGGCCCGGCGGCTAGCCGATCAGCTCGGTACCGGGGTGGGGGCGGTAGTGGCAGGGGCTCCTTCCGAGGCGCTCGACGCCGACTCGCGGGATGCGATCGCCTACGGCGCCGATCAGATCTTTGCGGTCGCCCATCCCGTGCTTGCGGGGTACAGGAACGAGCCCTACACGCGGGTGCTCTGCGAGCTGGTCAAAAACCATAAGCCGGAAATCTTGCTGCTCGGGGCGACCTCCCTTGGGCGGGATCTGGCGAGCAGCGTCGCAACAGCGCTCGAGACGGGGCTCACCGCCGATTGCACGGAGCTGGCCATCGATCGGGAGAGCCGCGCTCTGGCGGCGACACGGCCTACCTTCGGGGGCAACCTCCTCTGCACGATTCTCACTCTCAACTATCGGCCGCAGATGGCGACGGTGCGGCCGCGGGTGCTTCCTCTGCCGGCGAAGGATGGACGGAGGAGCGGGGAGATCCGGAAGGAAAAGATCGATCTTTGTGAGGAGGAGATCCTGACCAAGTTGGTGGACTATCTTCCTCACGCCGGAGGTGATCAGGTCGATCTCGCCCTCGCCGAGGTGATCGTGGCCGGAGGTAAGGGGCTGCAGAAGGCGGGCAACTTCGCCCTGCTCGAGGAGCTGGCTCGAGCCTTGGGCGGAGAGGTGGGAGCCACCCGGGCGGCCGTGCAAGCGGGATGGGTCGATCCGCACAGGCAGATCGGCCAGACCGGCAAGACGGTCCGACCCAAGCTCTATATCGCTGCGGGAATTTCCGGAGCGATCCAGCATCGGGTCGGCATGGACAGCTCGGACCTGATCGTAGCGATCAACACCGATCCCAACGCCCCCATTTTCGAAGTAGCCCATTACGGGATCGTCGGAGACGCAATCGCTCTCCTTCCTCTTCTGACGCGCACGCTGCGCGGAGAGGCGGCGGCGGGGACGACGATTCCGACCGGAGCGTCTGCATCCTTATGA
- a CDS encoding electron transfer flavoprotein subunit beta/FixA family protein: MKAPNIVVCVKQVPDSAQIRVHPVTGTIMRQGVPAVLNPYDLFALEEALQIKDRLGGWIVALCMGPSQAEAVLRKALSLGADEAVLVSDRAFAGSDTLATSFALARAIARLSQERAVDLVFTGKQTIDGDTGQVGPGVAKRLGVQLLSYVCRIPVLDMNSRSIVVHRWTEKGVQVLSSRLPCLITVLEGTNEGRFASLPEMIRAARQPIRVWDRKAAGIEDVSKIGLKGSPTVVGKVFAPSRRAERAECIEWDLEEPEKAVAELWAKVISRQPELAAKCSGGGSEGKREEGDSE, from the coding sequence ATGAAAGCCCCCAACATCGTGGTCTGCGTCAAGCAGGTGCCGGACAGCGCTCAGATTCGGGTCCATCCGGTGACCGGGACGATCATGCGCCAGGGGGTTCCGGCCGTGCTCAATCCCTATGATCTCTTTGCTTTGGAAGAGGCGCTCCAGATCAAGGATCGGCTAGGCGGCTGGATCGTCGCCCTCTGCATGGGGCCGTCGCAGGCGGAAGCGGTGCTGCGCAAAGCCCTCTCGTTGGGCGCGGACGAGGCTGTGCTGGTCTCCGATCGCGCGTTCGCCGGCTCGGATACGCTGGCCACCTCCTTTGCGCTGGCCCGAGCGATCGCGCGGCTCTCGCAGGAACGGGCGGTTGATCTGGTCTTCACCGGCAAGCAGACGATTGACGGGGATACCGGCCAAGTCGGACCCGGTGTTGCGAAGAGGCTGGGCGTGCAGCTGCTAAGCTATGTCTGCCGGATTCCCGTCCTCGACATGAATAGCCGGAGCATCGTTGTGCACCGCTGGACCGAAAAAGGGGTGCAGGTGCTGAGCAGCCGGCTGCCCTGCCTGATCACCGTCTTGGAGGGAACAAACGAAGGCCGTTTCGCATCGCTGCCCGAGATGATCCGGGCGGCCCGACAACCGATCCGGGTCTGGGACCGCAAGGCGGCGGGCATCGAGGATGTGAGCAAGATCGGGCTCAAGGGATCTCCTACGGTGGTCGGAAAGGTCTTTGCCCCGTCCCGACGGGCGGAACGGGCGGAATGCATCGAGTGGGATCTCGAGGAGCCCGAGAAGGCGGTGGCGGAGCTCTGGGCGAAGGTGATCTCCCGTCAGCCGGAGCTGGCGGCGAAATGTTCTGGCGGCGGGAGCGAAGGGAAGCGCGAGGAGGGAGATTCCGAATGA